Within Micromonospora parathelypteridis, the genomic segment CCGCGCCCCGCACGCGCCATGATCACGCTCGATCATGGATGTAGTCCCCACCTCACGCCAGGAAGCCACTACATCCAGGATCCAGCACGATCATGACGCGCAGCCCGGCCCAGCGCGGCGGGCAGGCGCCCTGCATCGGCACCTGCGGCAACAGGAATGGATGCACAGGCTGAGGAGGTCGAAGATCGCATCACTGATCAATTCTGGACGCACCATCGGCCAGCATCAGCCGGGAGTTGAGCCGGAGGCATCGCCATCGAGGTCGACCTGGTCCCGAGGAGTGCGGTCACGAAGAACACGGTGAACGGCGGCGAAGAGGCCACGCACAACAGGATCAGCCCGGTCCAGATGCCGAGCAGGCCGGCGTTGCGGATCACGAAGAGGAGCAGCACCACGGCGAGGAGAACCGGAGACATCAGGCCGCCGACGAGCAGGTATCAGACAACCTGGCGAGGCTGACCGAGCCGGCAACCACTCCAGGCGCTGAGGAGTACCGCCGAATCTGCAGACCCACCCAGGCCCGACGCAGACCCGACAGGCCCGACAGGCCCGACAGGCCCACGCCCCGAGCAGCAGGCACCCGCGCCGGACCTCCTCCGCACGGCCTCAGCCCGATGGTCGATATCGGACAGGGGTATCGCGCGGCGATGCAGTCGGGCCCCGCCCACCGCGGACCGCAGGCCGTCGGTGAGGATCGCGTCGACGCGGGCCGCGTTCGGCTGGAGGTCGTGCTCGATCAGGTAGTCGAGACCGCGTTGCCGGCCACCGCGCAGATCGGGTTGCCGCCGAAGATGGAGAAGCTGATCGCCGCTGCCGACCGTCAGCCGAGCGCCTCGTACAAGGCCTGCATGGAGCGGATGGTGGACCGGACCTCCTGGAGGATGGCGAAGGTCGGTGCCGGTGGGACCCAGGGATTGACGCTGCTGTCGAAGCCCACCGTCTCCACGTCGCAGCCGAACCGTAGGCCCAGGAGTCGAACCGCTTCACAGTGCTGGAACGGTACGAAGATGTCGGTGGTGACCAACAGCAGTCGCACGCCGACCGGTGCCGGCCGCAGGAGTTCCGCCCAGCCGATCAGCGTGTCCGCCGTGTTGGCCCGCTTACCCGGCCGGCTCGACGGCGCGGCCAGCACGTGCACCGGGGGCTCCACGTCCCCATGGGACCGCACCCACCAGGCATGACCGGTCTCGGTCGTACCGGAGCGCTGCTCGGTGGCCGGCGCCGCGCTGAAGACGTGCCGCAGTGTCTCGTCGACCGCGTCGCCCTCGGTCGCCACATCGCCCAGCCCGAACTGCGCGGCGAACACGTTCTGCTCGGGAATCGGCCGCAGGCTGCCCAACCCGTCGACGGAGGTGGCCTGCACACCCTGGCGAAGGATCGTGGCGGCCAGGTGGGCACGCGCCATCATGGTGCGGACGCCGCCGCCGAGCACCAGGACGTGATCGAACCGCCGGTTTCGCGGCACCACCCGAGCGGCCAGCCCCAACGACCTCGCGGCCGACCGGATGCGCACGTCGGTCGGGGCCGTGAAGGTCTCCCCCACAGCCTCGTAGCGCTCCACCTGCCCCTTCCGGTAGTCCCAGCGGGTGGCGGAGAACTCCTCCAGCGCCCGCAGCCGCTCGGCGAGCGAGCCCGCCAACCGCTGCTCAGCCCCGAACTCGGCCAGCAGGGCGGTCATGGCCGGCGAGTCGACCCAGGAGGTGATCCGCTCGACGAGCCTGGCCCGGTCGGGCGTGGCCAACCCTGCACCGGCCGCGATCCGCTCGCCTCTCGCCGGGCGGGTGGTGGGCAGTGGCACCGAGGAGAAGACCGCCGCCGTCACGCGGCCAGGCTCCCGGCCAGCGCCTGGTGCAGGCGTTGCATCGACAGGATCCCGGACCGGATCTCCTGCAGATATCGGTCGGGGTTGGTGGCGCCGGGCGCGAGTGGCACCGTGGTCCGCGCCGGATCGAAGCCGATGGTGTCGATCCCGCACCCGTACCGGGCCGCCAGCATGCGGATCGCGTCGCTGTGTTGGAACGGCACGTAGATCGGGGAGGTGACGACCAGGATCCGGTCGGTCGGCCGGAGACTGGACCGCTGCGCCCAGAAATCGTACGTGTCGGGGGTGTTGGCGCGACGCTGCGTCGGCTCGCTGGAGGGCGCGGCGAGCACGTGCACCGCGGGGCAGCCGTCGGCCTGGTACGTGCGGACCTGCCAGGCCCGGTGTGTCACGTGCCCGTCGGACGACTCGCACCGCACCAACTGAGTGAGGCCGAACGCGCCGCGCACGCCGACGTCCATCGCGTCCATCTCGAACCGGCTGCCGGCCAGGCCGGGCAGCGTCGTCTCCGCCTCGGTCAACGGCCGGAAACTGCCGAGTGCCGCCACGTCACCGACCGCGACGACACCCTCGCGGACGAGTCGGGCGGCGTACTCGGTGCGTTGCAGACACGCCCGCCCGAGGCCACCCAGGACCAGCAGATGGTCGTACGTGGCACGGGGCGGATCGGTCGGCTCGACGAGACGAAGGGCGGTGGCCACGGCGAGCACGAGCGCGGTCCTGGCCGGGTCGAATGTCGGCGCCGCCACCTGGTCACGTTCCACATTGCCCTGCTTGCGGAAATTCCAGTGCCGGTCGGAGAACGCGTCGAGCCAGGCCAGCAGCTCGCTGACATCGCCCGACGGCAGGGTGCCGCCGTATTCCTCTACCAACGCGCGCATCGGCGGCGATGAGATCCAGCCGAGGATTTCCTCGGCCGCGGCCTGCGGACGGAATTTCGGCTCGCAAGTCGGAAGGGCGACAGCAGCGAAGCTGACCATGCTCCTCCTTCACCGAACTCGTGGCGTGCGGGCCCGGCTGTCGACGCGCCTGCCAGGTGGTCGCCCCGTTTCCCGCACGAGCCATGCGGGGCCGTGCACACACCCGGTGTCGAGATCGGGCAGTTGGGTGACCCCGTCCAGCACGATCGCGTAGTCGGCCGCCACGACGACGTGGTCCTCGTTCGGCCGGTCCGACCCGGGCGCGGTGGCGAAAGCGAAGTCCAAGACCGTCCTCACCGGGGGTTGCGCGGCCGGCTCCGATCAGCCGGCCAGGGTCTCCGCGATGGCCTCGCGGAACACCTCGGAGCGGTGCTCGTAGTTGCGGAACCGACCATAGCTGGGCGCCGCCGGCGACAACAGCACGACGCCACCGGCCGGGGTGATCTTCCGAGCCTGCCGCACGGCGGCCGTCAGATCGTCCACGATCTCGCAACGCACCCCGGGCAGCCCGTCCAGCGTCTGGACGATCCGGGGACCGCTGTCCGGGATGCCGATCACGGTGAGCTCCCGCTCCGCCAGGTGGTCGCGCAGCGGGGTGTAGTCCACGCCCCGGTCGTTACCTCCGACGATCACGGTCAACGGCTTCCCCTCGTACGCGTCGATAGCGTGCATCGCCGCGTACGGGCTGGTGGCGAGGGTGTCGTCGACGAACGTGAGGCCGGACGGGTCGAGAATCTCGGTGAGCCGGTGCGCCAGGCCCTGGAACTCGGCGACCGCCACGGCCAGGGTGTCCTTACGGGCGACGACGTCGACACCGAGCGCGTCGAGCACGGCCAGCGCCACGCACAGGTTGCCCTCGTTGTGCCGGCCGACCAGGGGCAGCACCGCGCGCGGGAAGAGAGCGTGGTCCCGCAGGTAGAACCAGGGCGTCCCGTCCGGTCCGACATCGACGTGGGTGGTGTCGGGCAGACCGGCCCGCACCACCGGCCGGTCACCCAACTCCGCGATGAGCCGCGGGTCCGTGCCGTTGACGATCACGGTCTCCGGATCGTGTGCGATCAGATTGAGCTTGTCCCGGTAGTACTCCTGCTCACCGCCGTGCGCGTCCAGGTGTTCGGGGAAGAGCGCGGTGACCACGGCGAGACGTGGCGAGTCGGTGAGATCGCTGCACTGGTAACTCGACAGTTCCAGGACGTAGAGCTCCGCCTCGGGCAGCTCCAGCGTCGGCACACCGATGTTGCCGCCGAACAGGTTCGGTCGCTCGACCGCGTTCAGCAGGTGGCTGGTCAGACTCGACGTGGTGCTCTTGCCCTTGCTGCCGGTGACCCCGACGGTGCGGGCCGCGTGGTCGGCCATCCAGAGCGCGGTGCCCTGCGTGACGGGAATACCGCGTTTGCGCAGTTCGACAATCCAGGGGTGCGTCTGCGGCACCCCCGGGGAGCGGATCACCACGTCCGCCGCGACCAGCCGAGCGAGCCCGTCGTCGCCGGTCACCAGCGGCGCGGCCTGGGCGATCGGCCCTTCCCACGGCAGCGACAGGAAGTTCGTCCGGTCGTCCACGGCGACCAGGCTGGCCGGGCCGTGCGCGGCGACGGCGGTGACGGCGGCCACGCCCTCACGGCCCGTACCCCAGACAGCCACAGAGCGTCCGCGCAGGTCAGCCAGGCGCACCTATGATCTCCTTGCTCGCAAGCGGACGGGCTCGGACTAGTATGACCTGTGCCTAACGGACAACTTCGGCGGATGGACGCCTTCACCTTCCCGTCCTACTCGATCGACTTCGCCACCGGCGAGGTGTTGTTCGACTACGCCCTCACCGGCCCGGCCGGCGAGCAACGGTTCACCGAGGCGATCACTCTTCCGCTGCCGGCGGAGCCGCCCTCGGACGAGACGGTGGCGACCCTGGGCCGGGTGTTGGAGGTGCTGCACCTCGTCGCCGGGGTCAGCTACTACAAGGCCGCCGCACCGCCCCGACTCGTGCTGCCGGCGCCGCTGGGGGCGGCCACCGTCGACTACGTCACGGCCGTCTACACCAAGGGCCTCGCCGAGTACGCGTACCGCAACCAGCTGCCGCACGTGCTGGAGCTGCGCCCGGAGGTGCCGGTGGGTTCGCCGGAGCCGCCACGCGTGTACGACGACTCCGACCGTCGTCCGCTCTCCGCGGTCGGTGGGGGCAAGGACTCGATCGTCAGCCTGGAGGCGCTGCGCCGCGCCGAGCTGGACCCGGTGCCGTTCTCGGTCAACCCGAACCACGTGATCGTCTCGGTCAACGAGGCGTCCGGGCTGACCCCGCTGGCCGCCCGCCGGCGGATCGACCCGGTGCTGTTCGACCTGAACGCGGCCGGCGCGCTCAACGGGCACATCCCGGTCACCGCCATCAACTCGCTGATCGCGGTGGCCACCGCGGTGCTGCACGGGCTGGGTCCGGTGGTGATGTCCAACGAACGCTCGGCCTCCGACCCCAACCTGGTCTGGAACGGCCACGAGATCAACCACCAGTGGTCCAAGGGCGTCGAGGCGGAAGGGCTGCTGCGGGCGTCGCTGGCCGAGCACGCGGGCCTGACCGAACCGTACTTCTCGCTTCTGCGCTCGCTGTCCGAGCTGCACATCGCCCGGCTGTTCGCCGAGTTCACCCGGTACGACGACGTGGTGACCAGCTGCAACGCCGCGTTCAAGCTGCACGACGCGAGCGAGCGCTGGTGCCGCGACTGCCCGAAGTGCCGGTTCGTCTTCCTGGCCATGGCGCCGTTCATGCCACGGGAGCGGGTCACCCACATCTTCGGCGGCGATCTGCTGGCCGACCCGGAGCAGATCCCCGGCTATCGCGAGCTGCTGGGTGTGGACGGGCACAAGCCGTTCGAGTGCGTGGGCGAGGTCGAGGAGTCGGTGGTGGCCCTTGGCCTGCTCGCCGAGCAGGACCAGTGGCGGGACGCCCCGGTGATCCAGGCCCTGGTCGAAGCCGTCCCGGAAACCGCCTGGTCCGCCGTGGCCACGTCCGACGTCTTCACCCCCGGTGGCCCCAACCACATCCCCCCCACCTACGCCAAGGCCCTAACCCCCCTCACCTAACCCCCCGCCCCACCCCTGTTGATCATGAAGTTATTGCCATCCCGGCCGGCGTGTCGGGGCAACAACTTCATGATCAACGAGGCAGAGGGGGACCGTTAGGGGGTGCGGACTGCTTCCAGGGCCAGCAGGGCCACGTGTAGGGACAGGGATGCCTCTACCGAGTCGAGGTCGACGTCGAGGATGCGGGCGATGCGGGCCAGGCGTTCGTAGAACGCGGGCCGGGACAGGTGGGCGGCGGCAGCGCCAGCGGTCTTGTTGCGCCCCTGCTCCAGGTACGCACGCAGGGTGTCGAGCAACTGGTCCCGGGGATGCCGGGCGTCGTAATCCAGCAGGGCGCCGAGCTCGCGCTCCACGAACGTCTGCAACCGGGGCTCGTCGCGTAGCAGGTGCAGCAGCCCGGCCAGGCCGACGTGCGGCAGCCGGAAGATCGGCAGGTCCCGTCGGTCCCGTCGGGCCGCCTCGGCGATCTGCCGCGCCTCGACCAGCGACCGCCGCGCCTCCCGCAGGTTGCTGACGCCCGAGCCGGCGGCCACGATGACCCCACCCGGAGCACCGCCGCCGCCCCGGGACGGATCAGCACCGCCCACCGCCCGACCGGCGTCCGCGCCGAACGCAGACCGGGTCGCCTCCGCGCCGAACGGCGCCCGGGCCGCCTCCGCGCCGAACGGCGCCCGAGACACCTCCGCACCGAACGGCGCCCGGGACGCCTCCGCACCGGGAGCCGCCCGGGGCGTCTCGGCACCCGGCGTTGCGCGGCCCGTGCCGGCGTCGAGGCGTACCCGACGTAGTGCGCTGGCGAACGCGGACAGCGCGCGGTCCTCGGCGGCCGGGTCGGTCAGGGCCAGCAGGGCGCCCACCGAGTGATCATCGACCGCGCTGGTCAGCGCGGTCAGCTTCGCCTCCCGCAGCGCCTGGCCGACCGCCTCGGACAGGTCCCGCAGCCGGGCCTGTCCCGCCTCCGGGCCGCTCTCCCCGATCGGGTCCTCAGCCCGGTGGCGGACCATCACGCCGACCAGGTGCCGGCGGTCGAGCACCACGCCGAGCGCCTTGGCCCGCAGCGCGACCTCGTCCACCGGCCGGGAATGGTCGAGGAGCGCGGTGAGCAGGGTGCGATGGATCTGCCGTTCCAGCCCTTCGGCGTCGCGACGGATCAGTCGGTCCAGCGCGAGGGCGGACGCGGCCCGCTCGATCAGGATGGTGAGTCGGGTGGGCGGTCCCGCGTTCGGCTCGCTGGCCCGGTGGGTGGCCACCTCGCCGCTGGCGGGCCAGCGCAGCAGCAGCCGCCCCCAGTCCTGCCCCCGGGCGCCGACGACCGTCACCAGCCAGCCGCTGTCCAGGTCGTACGCGCTCCGCCCGGCCGGTCGGATCCGCCGGGAATGCTGCTCCCAACCGTCGAGCAGCATCTCGGCGCTCTCCCCGGCCGGGTCGTACCCCAGCACCTGCCGGGACAGGTTCTCCAGCACCACCGGGCAACCGGACAGCTCGGCGGTCTGCCGGATCACCTCGGCGGCGTCGGCGCCCTCGACGGACAGGTCGTTGAAGCGCTGGTGGATCTCCTCGGTGGCACGCAGCTCGGTGAGCTGCGCGTCGATGATCAGCGCGTGCACCGCCTCGGTGATCGGTACGAACGGGGTGGCCCGGCGCAGCTCCACCAGGGGCAGCCCGCGCCGCTCGGCGGCGGCGACCATCACCCGGGGCACGCCGCTGACGTAGCGGCGGCCCAGCTCGACGACGAGCCCGGAGACGCCGACGTCGGCCAGGTCCCCGATGAACGCGCGCAGCCCCGCGTCGTCCCCGGGCAAGCCGA encodes:
- the murD gene encoding UDP-N-acetylmuramoyl-L-alanine--D-glutamate ligase translates to MRLADLRGRSVAVWGTGREGVAAVTAVAAHGPASLVAVDDRTNFLSLPWEGPIAQAAPLVTGDDGLARLVAADVVIRSPGVPQTHPWIVELRKRGIPVTQGTALWMADHAARTVGVTGSKGKSTTSSLTSHLLNAVERPNLFGGNIGVPTLELPEAELYVLELSSYQCSDLTDSPRLAVVTALFPEHLDAHGGEQEYYRDKLNLIAHDPETVIVNGTDPRLIAELGDRPVVRAGLPDTTHVDVGPDGTPWFYLRDHALFPRAVLPLVGRHNEGNLCVALAVLDALGVDVVARKDTLAVAVAEFQGLAHRLTEILDPSGLTFVDDTLATSPYAAMHAIDAYEGKPLTVIVGGNDRGVDYTPLRDHLAERELTVIGIPDSGPRIVQTLDGLPGVRCEIVDDLTAAVRQARKITPAGGVVLLSPAAPSYGRFRNYEHRSEVFREAIAETLAG
- a CDS encoding PucR family transcriptional regulator, yielding MFPTVREVLALGPVRHGAPRVVAGDAGLDRPVRWVHAAEVPDIATLLGGGELVLTTGIGLPGDDAGLRAFIGDLADVGVSGLVVELGRRYVSGVPRVMVAAAERRGLPLVELRRATPFVPITEAVHALIIDAQLTELRATEEIHQRFNDLSVEGADAAEVIRQTAELSGCPVVLENLSRQVLGYDPAGESAEMLLDGWEQHSRRIRPAGRSAYDLDSGWLVTVVGARGQDWGRLLLRWPASGEVATHRASEPNAGPPTRLTILIERAASALALDRLIRRDAEGLERQIHRTLLTALLDHSRPVDEVALRAKALGVVLDRRHLVGVMVRHRAEDPIGESGPEAGQARLRDLSEAVGQALREAKLTALTSAVDDHSVGALLALTDPAAEDRALSAFASALRRVRLDAGTGRATPGAETPRAAPGAEASRAPFGAEVSRAPFGAEAARAPFGAEATRSAFGADAGRAVGGADPSRGGGGAPGGVIVAAGSGVSNLREARRSLVEARQIAEAARRDRRDLPIFRLPHVGLAGLLHLLRDEPRLQTFVERELGALLDYDARHPRDQLLDTLRAYLEQGRNKTAGAAAAHLSRPAFYERLARIARILDVDLDSVEASLSLHVALLALEAVRTP